In the genome of Cupriavidus sp. WKF15, the window GCGTGCCGCGCCGGCACCGGCAGGAGCGCGCCGCCGCGCTCGCCCACGTGGCGCAGAACCTGTATCGCCATGGCGAGCGCACCCTTGGCGTGATGCCGCTTTACCACACCATGGGCGTGCGCTCGCTGCTGGCGATGGCGCTGGTGGACGGCCTGTTCGTCTGCGTGCGGCGCTGGAATGCCGGGCAGGCGCTCAAGGAGATCGCCACCCACCGGATCACCTGCCTGTACCTGGTGCCGACGCTGTACCACGACCTGCTGGCCGATCCGGGATTCGATCCCTCGGCGATCCGCACCGCGACCAAGCTCGGCTTTGCCGGCGCGTCGATGAGCGACGGCCTGTTGCGCCGCCTTGCGCTGGCCTTCGAGCCGGAGCTGTTCGTGAACCACTACGGCTCATCCGAGGTGTACACCTTCAGCATCGACCAGCGCGCCACCCGCAAGCCCGGCAGCGCGGGGCGCGCCGGCATCAACACGCGCCTGCGCGTGGTGCGCCTGGACGCCCGCTCGCCCGACGATCTGGCTGTCACTGGTGAGGAAGGCCAGATCATCGCCGACCTGCGCGGCGATGAGGCCTTCGAAGGCTACTGGAACCGCGACGACGCCAACGCCAAGTCGCTGCGCGACGGCTGGTACTTCACCGGCGACACCGGCTACTTCGACGCCGAGGGCGACCTCTTCGTCAGCGGCCGGGTCGACGACATGATCATCAGCGGCGGCGAGAACATCTCGCCGGTCGATATCGAGTCGGTGCTGTCGCTGCATCCGGCGGTGGAAGAAGTGGCGGTGGCCGGCGTGCCGGACCCGCGCTGGGGCCAGAAGGTGGTGGCCTTCGTCAAGTCGCGCGGCAACGTCGATGCGCAGGCACTGGATACCTACTGCCGCGGCTCGGACCTGGTGAACTTCAAGCGCCCGCGCGATTACGTCTTCGTGGAGGAGATCCCCAGGTCGCCGGTCGGCAAGATCCTGCGCCGCAAGCTCTCCGCCGGCGAGTACGAGCCGGCCTCGCATTCCCGCAACCCTGACCTCAATCTCAACCCCAACCCCAACAAGGCAGCGGACGCCACGCCTGTCGACACGATCAAGGAGTAAGACATGACCCAGGTAACCGAACTGATCCATCCCGACCAGCAACGCCTGCAACAGCTCGACGGCTTCTCCGTGGAGATCAATGCCGCGCGCGAGCGCGCGGACATCATCCTGCACCGTCCGCCGTACAACGTGATCGCCATGGCGGCGCGCGACCAGCTGCGCGCCGTCATCGAAGCACTGGATGCCGACGAGCGCGTGCGCGTGATCGTTCTGCGCTCGCAGGGCGAGCATTTTTCCAGCGGCGGCGATATCAAGGGCTTCCTGGAGGCCTCGCCCGAGCACGTCTCGCAGTTGGCCTGGAACGTGGCGGCGCCGGCGCGCTGCAGCAAGCCGGTGATTGCCGCCAACCGCGGCTATTGCTTCGGCGTGGGCTTTGAGCTCTCGCTGGCCTGCGACTTCCGCATCGCCACCGAGACCACGCAGTACGCGCTGCCGGAGCAGAAGCTCGGGCAGATCCCTGGCTCGGGCGGCTCGGCGCGCCTGCAGAAGATGGTAGGCATCGGCCGCACCAAGGACATCGTGATGCGCTCGCGCCGTATCTCGGGCAAAGAAGCCTACGAGTGGGGCATCGCGGTGGAATGCGTGGCCGACGCCGAGCTGGAAGCCACCACCGATGCGCTGGTCGACGAGCTGCGCGGCTTCTCGCCGCTGGCGCAGCGCACCGCCAAGAAGCTGCTCAACGACACCGAGGATGCGCCGCTGTCGATCGCCATCGAGCTGGAAGGGCATTGCTACAGCCGCCTGCGCAGCTCGGACGATTTCCGCGAAGGCGTGGAAGCGTTCCACGGCAAGCGCAAGCCGGCGTTCCGCGGCAGCTGATGCAAATCGCGGGCGCGCCGGCAAGGCCGCCCGCATCCCGGACGAATTGACCGGATAACGATGCCCGCTGCCACGGCGCAAGCATCGCGGGGGAGCGCTCGCCTGGCGGCAAGGCACCGCCCGCGCGCCATCGCTGCCGTAATGATCCAAGCAGAGATCCAAATCAAAGGAGACAACAATGGAAGCCGTAGCAAAGAAGAGTACAGAGACGATCAGCGTGCCGCTGCCAGCGGCGAGCAATCGCCAGGTGTTTGGTGCCGTGACGGCGTCATGCATGGGATGGGCGCTGGACCTGTTCGACCTGTTCATCCTGCTGTTCGTGGCGCCGGTGATCGGCAGGCTGTTTTTCCCGTCGGAGCACGCCATGCTGTCGCTGGCGGCAGTGTATGCGTCTTTTGCCGTGACGCTGCTGATGCGTCCGCTCGGCTCCGCGATTTTCGGCTCCTATGCCGACCGCCACGGCCGCAAGGGCGCGATGGTGGTTGCGGTTACCGGCGTTGGCTTGTCCACGGCGGCGTTCGGGCTGCTGCCCACGGTGGGACAGGTGGGCCTGCTTGCGCCAGCCTTGTTCATCCTGCTGCGGCTGGTACAGGGGATCTTTGTCGGCGGCGTGGTGGCATCCACCCACACCATCGGCACTGAGTCGGTGCCGCCGTCCTGGCGCGGCGCCGTCTCGGGGCTGGTTGGCGGCGGTGGCGCGGGTATCGGGGCAATGCTGGCTTCCATCACCTACATGGCAATGACCGCGCTGTTTCCCGGGGATGCGTTCGACACCTGGGGTTGGCGCTGCATGTTCTTCTCCGGCATCATCAGCTCGGTGCTCGGCCTATTCATCTTCAATTCGCTGGAGGAGTCGCCACTGTGGAAGCAGTTGCAGGCGGCCAAGGGACATGCCGCTCCGGTTGAGAACCCGTTGCGTGTCCTGTTCTCCAGCAAGTACCGCGGCGTCCTTGCTGTCAACATCCTGCTCACGATCGGCGGTGGCAGCGCCTACTACCTGACCTCAGGCTATCTGCCGACCTTCCTCAAGGTCGTGGTGAAGGCACCGGCGGGCGCATCCGCGGCCATCCTGATGGCCAGCAGTGTCGGCGTTATCGTGGCATCGATATTTGCCGGTCACCTCAGCACGCTGATTGGTCGCAAGCGATCCTTCCTGCTGATCGGCGCCTTGAACGTGGTGCTGCTGCCGTTGATCTACCAACGGATGCCCGCGGTGCCGGATGTCACCACGCTTGGCATGTATGCTGTGGCGCTGGCGATGCTGGGCAGCATGGGTTTTGCTCCGATCCTTATTTTCCTGAACGAACGGTTCCCCACCAGCATCCGTGCCACGGGGACTGGCCTGTCATGGAATATCGGCTTTGCCATCGGCGGCATGATGCCGACGTTTGCGTCGCTGTGCGCGAGCACCCCCGCCGACCTGCCAAAAGTGCTGGGGATCTTCGTCGCGGTGGTCACTGCCATTTACCTGGCCGGTGCGGCGATCGTTCCGGAGACCGCCGGCCGCCTTGGGGAAAAGTGAGGGTGACTGCGCAGTTTGGGAAAACCGGCCGTTCAGGACTGTCGCAGGACTGGACGGTCAGGCATCCGTTCGTGCGCTGGCATGGGCCTCGACGGCGCCGCTGCGTCCAGGCGCTGTTTTGCCCAGTGTGCGGGGTGCGAGCTGCGGGGAGCGGGGGTTGCGCGTTGGGCCAGGATGGAACGCAGCAAACTCGGTTGTTGTGACCGTCTTGCCACGAATCACAGCTCCGGCAGTTTTCGCGAGCGTGACCGCCGCAGCGTCCATGCGGGGTCTGAAATTCTCATAGATGGGGTGGCCGTAGGTCGCGGGTATGGCGGCTGTGTCGATGAGGTCCTTCACCGCTGCAGCAGTTCGCCAACCGTGCACGATTCTCTCCCCGGCTAAAAGGACGCACCGATGGTAGCGGGTTGCCATTCCAAAACCAGACGGTCGCTCAACGGTGGGCTACGGTGATTCCACCTCTAACGCGCGAGTACTGTAAAGCTCACCTTCCGCGAGTAAATGAGCATATTGGGCCATGTCAAAGTTCGATTGATGAACAAAATTCTGAATAATGCGCGACTCCTTCCGGAGCAGCGCAAGAAATTCAATCTGGCGGCTGACAGGTAGGTGGTCTTCTAAGGCCGTGATCCTGATTGCTCCGAGTGGCGCGCCATGGCTGTCATGCACAACGATCCCGACTCTGCTCACGCCTTCGATGAGGCGGCTATCGTGCACGGCATACCCAACCTCCTGGGAGGCTCTGACAATCTCGAGCATTAGCGGGACGCTTAGCTTGCCGTAGCCGAACAAACGCCTCGCGTTGGCGCACACGATGCGCTCGATTTCATCGTCCGGCAGGGACATGAGCAGCGCAAGGCTTCCCGCCCCGACTCCCAGTGGCCGGTGCACGCCGATCTCCAGACTCGGGATATTGATGGCGTTCCGTCCTTCCGCACGAGCGACGGAGATGGCGTCCGCCCCGCTCCGGATCGTCATGAAGGCAATGCCGCCAGTCTCGTCTGCCAAACGCTTCAGCGATGGCTCGCAAAGGTGCCAGAGCTTGAAGTGAGAGGCCGCGGTCAGCCCTAACTCGAAGAGACCATACCCGATGGCGACGACGGAGTTCGGCCGGTACGGCTATAACCCGGAGATGGCGAAGAAGCTGTTGGCCGAGGCAGGATTTGCGAACGGTTTCAAGACGACGCTGAGCTATAACGCGGGCGATCCGGTTCAGGAGCCCATCGCCCTGATGTATCAGACGGCATTGCGGAAAATCGGGGTGGATCTGCAGCTAGAGAAGCTCCCGGCTGGGGTCTTCTATGAGGCCGTCACCAAGCGACAGAAGCCAATCATTTTCTATCTGGACTCGCCTTGGGTTTCCGATCCCGGCTATCGTGTCATTCAACATTGACGAGCGAACTGGTGTCACCGCCAGTGGCCGTCGCGCGGGCTTGTGAATGACGCGTCCCGCTGGAGTTTGGTACCAAAGACTGCTGGCAAGGGGGTTCTGATGCTTCAAACATTACGTGGCGCGGGAGGCGACCTAGTACTGACGATTCCACACTAGTTCGTTGAACGAAACGGCTTAGCTGAGGGGGAGCGCGTGCAACTACATCTTGTCGGCAAGAGGATGATTGTTGAGGTACCTAGCCGACCTCGCTATAAGCTGGCGGACCTGTTGGCAGAGATGCCAGAGGGCCTTCTGCGCATGGATGAGTGGGAGCAAATCCCTTCGGTCGGCGCGGAAAATGACACGGGCGGTACGGGGCCGGCCAAAGGCCTAATGCGCTTCGCCGCGTCGCAGGAGAATATTGATAGGCTTGCGATAAGGCTTGCCTTTTGCCTCGCTGCTCTTGGGGCGGTGGTGGCAATCGCGACTATTGCGGCCCTGACTGCAAAGTGACCACGGCGGGGACAGTGGAGCACGACCTTGATTCGATGGCCCACTATCCGTCCATAGGCGGATATTGAGATGTTCTCGTCGACGGCAATGTTCCCACCTCGAAATGGTCGGCATTGTCGGCCTAACTCGTTGATTCTTAAGGATTGGCCGTTGAAAAATGAAAACGTTGAAACTAACGGCCAATGACGCCTGAGGCACACTGCAATTGACGCCGCCGGCGTCCAGTTGTTGACCACAAGGACTGCCTTGGCGGTCAGCTTTCAATCAATCCTCGATGGAGCGCAAGTAGGGCTCTGGGGTTGCCCCGCTTCATCGGACAGATCTGCATTTGAATTTTATGTCGATGGGTTTTCTCCTTGTGATGGGGCAGTGTAGGCCCGGTGTAGCGCCGGATTCCTGCCATTGACGGGCAGCTTTTCAAATTCCTGCGGAGACCGATAGCCCAAAGCGCTGTGCAAGCGATGCGGGTTGTACCAGCCCTCGATCCAAGTGAACAGTGCCCGACGTGCGTGATCGTGCGTGGCGAAGCGCGATCGCATCAGCAGCTCGCATTCGAGCGTGGCGAAGAAGGACTCACACATGGCGTTATCGTAGGCATCGCCCACCGATCCCATCGAAGGCTGAACACCGGCGTCCCGGCAACGTCGCCCGAAGGCAACAGACGTGTATTGGCAGCCTTGATCCGAGTGGTGAATGACATCCTCTGGGCGGCGCTGCGCGAGCGCCATATCCAGTGCCTGCAACATCAGCGCGGTACGCAGATGGCTGCCCATGGCCCAGCCCACAATGCGCCGGCTGTACACCCAACACCACTGTGAGATAGAAGAAGCCCGCTGCGGTCGGAATGTAGGTCGCATCGGCGACCCACAGACGGTTCGGCACGTCAGCTTGGAAGTGGCGCTGCACCAGATCCGGAGCCGGTCGTGCACCAGGTGCTCGCCGCGTGGTCTTCACCCAGCGTCGCCGGCTCACGCCGCGCAGGCCCGCTTCACGCATCAGGCGCGCCACGCGCTTGCGCCCGACGTGTATGCCTTGCCGGGCCAGCGTCGCGTGAATGCGCGGCATGCCATAGGTGCCGTGCGAGCCCGTGTAGATGGCCCGGATGCGTGCCAGCAGGTCCCTATCCTGCTTTGCATGGGCCGATGGTTGGCGTTGATTCCACGCATGGAAACCGCTGCGCGAGACCTTGAGCAGCCGTGCCATGGTCGCCAAGGGCCAGGTGGCCTGATTCGCCTTCATGAATTCGAACCCTTGTCGGGTACTGTTCCGGTCTCCCGGGCGAACCAAGCCGCGGCCTTTGCCAAGATATCGCGCTCCATCTTGACCTGCCGAAGCTCTCTACGAAGATGGGTCAGTTCCTGGCGCTCGGCTGTGCTCAGGCCATCGTGACGTTTGCCCGCGTCACGGTCAGCCTGTGCGACCCAGTTGTAGATGGTCTGGGCAGTGGGTTCAAATTCCTTGGCCAGGTCTTCCGGCGTTCGGCCGGCGTGGACGAGGTCAATCATTTGCTGCCGGAAAGCAGCGGCATACGGCGCTCGAGTCTTGGCCATGATGGGTACCCCCTACGGTTCAAGATAGCGGGTGTCCAAAAAAGCGGGTCATCTCCAGCCGAGGCACACGCACGTGTTCTTGAACTGTGACAGGACGACAATCTCTCAGACTATTCGGGTTAATGCGAATTTGAATGCATCCAAGTATTCCACCCCCGAGTCAAGTCCCGAGTCATGCATTGGCCGGCTTGGCTATTGGCACGCTGATAAGCCTTCGCAGCTCGTACCTCATTTGGCAGTGCGCTATAGGGCGTCAACGAAAATCCATGCCTACAAAAGAAGTTCGCGCAAGACATCGATAGAACCACTGCCAGCCGACACCCGTCGGCTTGTGCTCTCATCAGGGCGGCCTGAACCAGATGTGATGCGATACCCTGTTCTCGGTAGTCGGGGAGCACTGCAACTGGCCCTACGACAGCTGTGGTGCCGTGACGTTCGGCGCCCGCGCATCCTGCTATCACTTTCGCCGCCACAGCAACGTGGAGCGTTGTCCTCGCCAGGTCAACATCGGAAGTATCTAACCCAGTTAGCTCTAGAAGGTCGGCCAGTGGCACCCACTCACCCGTTGCCGCTGCACGAATCGAAATGTCTCTCATCATGAGTCCTCCCGCGACGGTGCGCGATGAGACTGACTGTCCGGCGGCCGGCGGAGTCTCGCGATAGCCATACCGCCACGCGTCCTTCCTGGCAGCATTGACTTGGCTGCCCCCCCCAATTGAGCCATCGCTTCATGACAACAGCTAGCGCTTCCAACTCGGAGACGGCACTGGCGCGTCAACGACAATCACAGCTACAGGCGAAAAAAAGGCCGGCATTGCTGCCGGCCAACGTCCTTAACCCAGTGACAAGTCAAGGTCGATATGAGCTGTCATGGCACACCCAGCGGGTGTGCCGATTCTCGCGCCAAGGCGGATTAGAAGCGGTGACGCACGCCGACCATGGCGCCAGTCTGGTTCTGGCCCGGCAACGTATTGGCCGTGCCGGTCACACCAAAGGTGGCATTGCCCTTGTTGCTCACATAGCCGAGCAGCAGGTACGCGTCGGTGCGCTTGGAGAAGGCGTAGTCGGCGTTCAGCACAAACATCCACGAATCCTTGCTGTCAGTGCGGGCATCCGTATAGTAAGCCGCACCAGTCAGAGTAAAGGCCGGCGTGAACTTGTAGTTCGCGCCCAACCAATACAAGTTGTCGTGACGGGCCGTACCGGTGGTGACTTCGTCGCGCATCCAGCGATAGCCGGCGAATGCCTTGGCGTCACCGAAGGCATACGAGGCGCCAATCGCAGCACGCTTGGCCGTCAGGTCCGCCGACGCAAGGGTGCTGCCCTGGAACTGGTCATAGGCAGCGCCCACCGAGAAGGGGCCGTTCGCATAGGCCAGGCCACCTCCAAAATTGGTGCCGACCTTGAAATGACCCGGCACTTCACCGCCGAGACCGGAAGTGACATCGCGGCCGAAGCTGTAGAAACCGGTTGCCGTCAGACCGCCGAACTTACCGGTGTACTTGATGGCATTGTCCGCGCGGCCATTGAACTGATTATCGACGGAGTTGAGCGAGTACATCGGTCCCACTGCCATCGGGTCGTAGGCGCCGAACAGGTCATACAGCGAGTTCTGCTGCCGGCCGAGCGTGACAGCGCCGAAGTCGCCTTGCAGCCCGACATAGGCTTGGCGGCCGAACAGTCGGCCGCCCTGGGCAGATTTGCCAGTGTCGATGTCAAAACCGCTTTCCAGCACGAAAATACCCTTCAGATTGTTGCCGAGGTCCTCGGTTCCACGCAGGCCCCAACGCGAGCCAGAGAGACCGCCAGAAGTTACGCCAGTTACGGAGCCGCTTCCATTGGCGCCGCCATTGACATGGCTTTGGAAACTGATGCCAGCATCAGCGATGCCGTAGAGCGTCACGTTGGACGATTGGGCAAACGCGGCGCCGGACATGGCGCAAGTTGTGACTGCCACTGCAAGGAGAGTTTTTTTCACTGTCAATCCCGGTTTCTTTTTGAGCGAAGGTTCCTGGCGGTGGTGTCGCGGCTAGTACGCGAGCCGCGACTCCCCACCGACTCGGCTGCGAGATATTGCGACAGAAATGTGACAGTAACATGTAAGCAATTGTCCTAAAATATGGATAATTATTTCTCTTATATGAACAATGTGCCCGGGCCCTGTCACCTAAACTTCCGATGGCGGGCATGGCCGATACGTCTCCAATCAGGGAGACAAATTTTTGACGAAGTTCGTGTCGGTATGCCCCAACACCTCGGCTGGCGACAGCGACCTCGTAGACCGCCGACCTCAATGGCTTTGAACAGCTCAAGGGCTTCCGGAGAGGCAACGCAACCTCAGCTTGGGTTCCGACGCGGCAGAACGGCGTAGCAATAGGTCCATTCAAGGAAAGGCCAAGGTTTGCTCTTCTTGGACGAAGCAACCCGGATGAAGCAAACTGAACACTAAATGTCCGGAGGTGTTTCATGAACGCACTCGTCCAAGCTTTGGCGAACCGCAGCGACCAGTTGCTGGCGGAGCTCGAAATCATCTACAAGGACTTTCACCAGCACCCCGAGCTGTCGATGCAGGAGGTCCGGACCGCCAAGGTCGCCGCAGATTACATCGAGGCCCTGGACTATGAAGTGACGCGTGAGGTAGGCGTCACTGGTGTCGTTGGTGTGTTGCGCAACGGCGAGGGCCCCACGGTGATGCTCCGCGCAGACATGGACGCATTACCCATGGCCGAGAACACCGGGTTAACCTATGCCAGCAGCATAAAGGCCAAAGATGAAGACGGCGTCGAAGTCGACGTCTCTCATTCCTGCGGGCATGACATGCACGTGACATGGCTGATGGGGGTGGCGCGTGTCTTGGCCGAGCACCGCGACGCCTGGAAGGGCACGGTCATGCTGGTCTTTCAACCAGGCGAAGAAGTTGGACGAGGTGCCAGCAGCATGGTCGATGACTGGGATGCGGAACGCTTTCCCAAGCCAGACATCATTCTGGGCCAGCACGTCATGGTCGGCCCCAGCGGCACCGTCAGTTATCGCCCGGGCGTCATTCTGTCAGCGGGAGACAGTCTGAAAATCAAGCTGTTCGGGCGTGGCTCGCATGGTTCGCAGCCGCAAACATCCATCGACCCGGTCATTATGGCCGCATCCACGACGCTACGCCTGCAGACCATCGTCTCGCGTGAGATTTCGCCGATGGACAACGCCGTGCTGACCATTGGCTCCCTGCAAGCGGGTACCAAGGAAAACATCATTCCGGACGAAGCCACTATCAAGCTGAATATGCGCACGTTCGACGATGACGTGCGCGAGTACATGCTGGCATCCATCCGGCGAATCTGTTGTGCGGAGTGCGATGCATCCAACGCTGAGCGGCCTCCGGAGTTCACCACGCTCAGCACGTATCCTCTGACGGAGAACGATATCGCAGCCACAAGTCAGGTGGCCGACGCCTTCAAGGCGCAGTTTGGCGATAAGGCCTACGAGGCACGGCCGGCCTCGGCCAGTGAGGACTTTAGCGTCTTTGGCCGAGCCTGGAATGTGCCCTACGTGTTTTGGTTCATTGGCGGCACCGACCCTGAAGTCTATGCGCAGGCCAAGGCCGAAAAGCAGTTGAACAAAATACCGAGCAATCATTCGCCGAAGTTCGCACCCGTGATTCACCCGACGCTCGAAACGGGCCTGCATGCGATGTTGACGGCGGCCTCGGCGTGGCTTTGTACGGCTCCCGAGGCGTGATGGAACATAACCTCTTCGTTTTGGTGGACCTGCTGGGGACCTTCGCGTTCGCGGTCAGCGGCGCCCTTGCCG includes:
- a CDS encoding porin, giving the protein MKKTLLAVAVTTCAMSGAAFAQSSNVTLYGIADAGISFQSHVNGGANGSGSVTGVTSGGLSGSRWGLRGTEDLGNNLKGIFVLESGFDIDTGKSAQGGRLFGRQAYVGLQGDFGAVTLGRQQNSLYDLFGAYDPMAVGPMYSLNSVDNQFNGRADNAIKYTGKFGGLTATGFYSFGRDVTSGLGGEVPGHFKVGTNFGGGLAYANGPFSVGAAYDQFQGSTLASADLTAKRAAIGASYAFGDAKAFAGYRWMRDEVTTGTARHDNLYWLGANYKFTPAFTLTGAAYYTDARTDSKDSWMFVLNADYAFSKRTDAYLLLGYVSNKGNATFGVTGTANTLPGQNQTGAMVGVRHRF
- a CDS encoding M20 family metallopeptidase encodes the protein MNALVQALANRSDQLLAELEIIYKDFHQHPELSMQEVRTAKVAADYIEALDYEVTREVGVTGVVGVLRNGEGPTVMLRADMDALPMAENTGLTYASSIKAKDEDGVEVDVSHSCGHDMHVTWLMGVARVLAEHRDAWKGTVMLVFQPGEEVGRGASSMVDDWDAERFPKPDIILGQHVMVGPSGTVSYRPGVILSAGDSLKIKLFGRGSHGSQPQTSIDPVIMAASTTLRLQTIVSREISPMDNAVLTIGSLQAGTKENIIPDEATIKLNMRTFDDDVREYMLASIRRICCAECDASNAERPPEFTTLSTYPLTENDIAATSQVADAFKAQFGDKAYEARPASASEDFSVFGRAWNVPYVFWFIGGTDPEVYAQAKAEKQLNKIPSNHSPKFAPVIHPTLETGLHAMLTAASAWLCTAPEA
- a CDS encoding MFS transporter, with the protein product MEAVAKKSTETISVPLPAASNRQVFGAVTASCMGWALDLFDLFILLFVAPVIGRLFFPSEHAMLSLAAVYASFAVTLLMRPLGSAIFGSYADRHGRKGAMVVAVTGVGLSTAAFGLLPTVGQVGLLAPALFILLRLVQGIFVGGVVASTHTIGTESVPPSWRGAVSGLVGGGGAGIGAMLASITYMAMTALFPGDAFDTWGWRCMFFSGIISSVLGLFIFNSLEESPLWKQLQAAKGHAAPVENPLRVLFSSKYRGVLAVNILLTIGGGSAYYLTSGYLPTFLKVVVKAPAGASAAILMASSVGVIVASIFAGHLSTLIGRKRSFLLIGALNVVLLPLIYQRMPAVPDVTTLGMYAVALAMLGSMGFAPILIFLNERFPTSIRATGTGLSWNIGFAIGGMMPTFASLCASTPADLPKVLGIFVAVVTAIYLAGAAIVPETAGRLGEK
- a CDS encoding enoyl-CoA hydratase/isomerase family protein, coding for MTQVTELIHPDQQRLQQLDGFSVEINAARERADIILHRPPYNVIAMAARDQLRAVIEALDADERVRVIVLRSQGEHFSSGGDIKGFLEASPEHVSQLAWNVAAPARCSKPVIAANRGYCFGVGFELSLACDFRIATETTQYALPEQKLGQIPGSGGSARLQKMVGIGRTKDIVMRSRRISGKEAYEWGIAVECVADAELEATTDALVDELRGFSPLAQRTAKKLLNDTEDAPLSIAIELEGHCYSRLRSSDDFREGVEAFHGKRKPAFRGS
- a CDS encoding GNAT family N-acetyltransferase; this translates as MMRDISIRAAATGEWVPLADLLELTGLDTSDVDLARTTLHVAVAAKVIAGCAGAERHGTTAVVGPVAVLPDYREQGIASHLVQAALMRAQADGCRLAVVLSMSCANFFCRHGFSLTPYSALPNEVRAAKAYQRANSQAGQCMTRDLTRGWNTWMHSNSH
- a CDS encoding AMP-binding protein — translated: MLDLGRTFLQSVERSPHAPAIVDGDLMLTYAQWYERIRCVAAGLREIGLVPGDRLLAVLQNRWEMATLHWACQFAGIVMVPLNWRTKPEELDYCVRDAGVKALVFEPVSADAVLASPAAQAVPCIALDCAAGGSMSFASLLDSVALHDAPVAEASAVSLMLYTSGTTGKPKGVPRRHRQERAAALAHVAQNLYRHGERTLGVMPLYHTMGVRSLLAMALVDGLFVCVRRWNAGQALKEIATHRITCLYLVPTLYHDLLADPGFDPSAIRTATKLGFAGASMSDGLLRRLALAFEPELFVNHYGSSEVYTFSIDQRATRKPGSAGRAGINTRLRVVRLDARSPDDLAVTGEEGQIIADLRGDEAFEGYWNRDDANAKSLRDGWYFTGDTGYFDAEGDLFVSGRVDDMIISGGENISPVDIESVLSLHPAVEEVAVAGVPDPRWGQKVVAFVKSRGNVDAQALDTYCRGSDLVNFKRPRDYVFVEEIPRSPVGKILRRKLSAGEYEPASHSRNPDLNLNPNPNKAADATPVDTIKE
- a CDS encoding IclR family transcriptional regulator C-terminal domain-containing protein, whose protein sequence is MADETGGIAFMTIRSGADAISVARAEGRNAINIPSLEIGVHRPLGVGAGSLALLMSLPDDEIERIVCANARRLFGYGKLSVPLMLEIVRASQEVGYAVHDSRLIEGVSRVGIVVHDSHGAPLGAIRITALEDHLPVSRQIEFLALLRKESRIIQNFVHQSNFDMAQYAHLLAEGELYSTRALEVESP
- a CDS encoding ABC transporter substrate-binding protein, with amino-acid sequence MATTEFGRYGYNPEMAKKLLAEAGFANGFKTTLSYNAGDPVQEPIALMYQTALRKIGVDLQLEKLPAGVFYEAVTKRQKPIIFYLDSPWVSDPGYRVIQH